In a single window of the Dreissena polymorpha isolate Duluth1 chromosome 3, UMN_Dpol_1.0, whole genome shotgun sequence genome:
- the LOC127871415 gene encoding uncharacterized protein LOC127871415: MSEFEWIKRLQSAYPLGLNDNILNVGTISKNKSINSFSLFSKRLRNKRSHGIRKNGNLRRKFKRLLSLNDCYTVLQNGGKHKLLSALCSLSVSSLAHIDKECKLILLQSDPLYECACIIESFTDYYLKPFIENVLNKTRNRIKIEFCNKGLDLIDLPKIFNDKNVRRLIPPYFRNTESPLICYKYSKPVRSIVFNYNSISTDLNVIRNCPTLCDCTSSKYIYGPVGHVITGDLNFIQNKNLRNLLRRGPKYRLPIPVDFDDCIKNIVTSLHDYCTKWCRKENAEITALNDWKTKIFSMAMNKICFYDTHPLALPHSPKFNKQNLCKLLEDLKSKFVLVPADKAANNVIII; encoded by the coding sequence atgtcagaatttgaatggattaaacgtttgcaatcagcttacccacttggattaaatgataatattctaaatgttggaacaatttctaaaaataaatcgattaattcattttctctgtttagtaaacgtctaagaaataaacgttcacatggcattaggaaaaatggtaacttaaggcgtaaatttaaacgtctgctttctttaaatgattgctacacagtattacaaaatgggggtaaacataaattactaagtgcactttgctctctttctgtttcttcgttggcgcatattgataaggaatgtaaacttattttacttcaatctgaccctctatatgaatgtgcttgtattattgaatctttcactgactactatcttaaaccttttattgaaaatgtacttaacaaaactagaaatcgtatcaaaattgagttttgtaacaaaggtcttgatttaattgaccttcctaaaatattcaatgataaaaatgtacgtcggttgattcccccttatttccgcaatactgaatcaccacttatttgctacaaatatagtaaacctgtaagaagtatcgtttttaattataattctatttccacagatttaaatgtaataagaaattgtcctacattatgtgactgtactagttctaaatatatatatggtccagttggacatgttattactggggaccttaatttcattcaaaataaaaaccttagaaatttgctacgcagaggccctaagtacagactgcctattcctgttgattttgatgactgcattaagaatatcgtaacttccttacatgattattgcactaaatggtgcaggaaggaaaatgctgaaattactgcactcaatgattggaaaacaaaaatatttagtatggccatgaataaaatatgtttttatgatacacatcctttggccctaccacattcacctaaatttaataaacaaaatctctgtaaattgcttgaagacttaaaatctaaattcgtcttagttcctgctgataaggctgctaataatgttatcataatatga